Proteins from a single region of Ziziphus jujuba cultivar Dongzao chromosome 1, ASM3175591v1:
- the LOC107427017 gene encoding class V chitinase: MASKTSPFLFSIFFFLLGLHSCAGQTANVKAVYWFPDSEFPVSSINSTLFTHIFCAFADLNNTTYQVTISSANAAKFKNFTQTVQQKNPNVKTLLSIGGGRADKDAFASMASQASRRKSFIDSSINLARSNNFHGLDLDWEYPDTATKYANFGTLLSEWRTAIANEARISGETTLLLTAAVFRSSNYYSLSYPVRSVSDNLDWINVMSYDFYGPGWSPNFTAPPAALYSGASGQVNGDAGIRDWIQSGVAARKIVLGLPFYGYAWRLVNSNNRGLFAPANGSAISGDGSIGYGQIRNFISQNKATTVYNGTVVTDYAYSGTTWIGYDDTQSVSTKVSYAKGKGLLGYFAWHVGADSNWVLSQTASRTWGA; encoded by the exons ATGGCTTCCAAAACCTCACCATTTCTCTTTTCCATATTCTTCTTCCTTCTGGGCCTCCACTCGTGTGCCGGCCAAACTGCCAACGTAAAAGCAGTCTACTGGTTTCCAGACAGTGAATTCCCAGTCTCCAGCATTAATTCAACCCTTTTCACCCATATTTTCTGCGCCTTCGCCGATCTCAATAACACCACCTACCAAGTCACCATTTCTTCAGCAAACGCAGCCAAATTCAAAAACTTCACCCAGACCGTCCAACAAAAGAATCCTAATGTCAAAACCCTCTTATCCATCGGTGGAGGACGGGCTGACAAAGATGCTTTTGCTTCCATGGCAAGCCAAGCCAGCAGGCGAAAATCATTCATCGATTCCTCCATAAACCTGGCAAGGTCAAACAACTTCCATGGCCTCGACCTCGACTGGGAGTACCCTGACACCGCCACCAAGTATGCCAACTTCGGTACCCTCCTCAGCGAATGGAGAACCGCCATCGCCAACGAAGCCAGGATTTCCGGAGAGACGACATTGCTTCTAACAGCGGCAGTCTTTCGCTCCTCCAACTATTACTCGCTGAGTTATCCTGTCCGGTCCGTATCAGACAATTTGGACTGGATCAACGTCATGAGTTATGACTTCTATGGCCCCGGCTGGTCGCCAAACTTCACCGCTCCCCCTGCTGCATTATACAGTGGAGCTTCCGGTCAGGTCAACGGGGATGCTGGAATCAGGGATTGGATTCAGTCCGGCGTGGCTGCTAGGAAGATAGTCCTTGGCCTTCCTTTCTATGGCTATGCATGGCGTTTGGTGAACTCGAATAACCGTGGACTTTTTGCTCCGGCTAATGGATCGGCGATATCAGGCGACGGCAGCATTGGTTACGGTCAGATCAGGAACTTTATAAGCCAGAATAAAGCGACGACGGTGTACAACGGAACTGTGGTTACGGACTATGCTTATTCAGGGACGACATGGATTGGATACGATGACACGCAGAGTGTGTCTACCAAGGTTTCTTATGCTAAAGGAAAAGGTTTGCTTGGCTACTTTGCTTGGCATGTTGGAGCCGATTCCAACTGGGTTCTTTCTCAAACAG CTTCGCGCACATGGGGAGCATAG